In Shewanella sp. MR-4, the genomic stretch CAGAGTCTTACTCGAACACAGGGCGAATGTGTTGATGGTTAAACGCGGTGCCTTTATGACCAGCGGTGGCGGTGATGAGGTGTACCAAGTCGAAGGCGATATCGCTACCCGCCGCGAGATTAAGCTTGGCAGCACCAGCATGAGTCAGGTGGAAGTGATCGAAGGCGGTAAAGCGGGTGACGAATGGGTGATCTCCAGTGTTGAGCCCTTTAACCATGCCGAACAGGTCAAAATGCATTGATGACCGATAGTCAAAAATTACTTATTAATCAAATTGATGTAATTAACGCCGCTCTGGCTAAAAAGTATGCGGCTAAGGTGTACAAGGAGTTCATTATGCGTACTAAAAACGTCGATCTTGGTCTGCTGATGTCATCCAAATTGTTTGGTGTTCTGGCCTTGGCCCTACTGGTCGTGGCGGTTGAGCTGGGCATAGGTGAGGCCAATAGCTGGTTTTTCCTCGGTTTAAATATTTTGGAATGGACGAATCCCCTAGAAGAGGCGCGCCAGGTGGGTGATGTCTCGATGGAAAGTGTGAGCTTTATATTCGCCTGTCTCAATGGGTTGTTCGATGCCTTGAGTGGGTTGGTGATGGGCCGTTTTGCGGGGTAATGGCTTTGTGTTAGCCGTTACCGCTTAAAGATAAAGAAAATACTGGCGCGTTTTATAAGCCGTTTGCGCGCAAAGATAAAAATTAATCAAGGAAATTAAAATGTTATCAATGAAGAATATCAGCAAGGTTTTTAAAACGGACTTAGTGGAAACCCACGCGCTGCGGGATTTCAACCTTGAGGTGAATGAGGGCGAGTTTGTGGCGGTCACTGGTCCTTCTGGCTCAGGCAAAACCACCTTCTTAAATATCGCAGGCTTGCTCGAAGGCTTCACCCATGGGGATTATTTTTTAGATGGAATTAATGTCTCTAACCTTAGTGATAACAAGAGTGCCGCCGTACGCAACGAGAAGATTGGCTTTATCTTCCAAGGCTTTAACTTGATCCCCGATCTTAACCTCGCGGAAAATATTGAGGTGCCGCTGCGCTACCGTGGTTTTAGTGCCAAGGAGCGTAAACGCCGTGTGGAGCAAGCGTTAGAGCAAGTGGGCTTAGGTGCGCGGATGAAGCATTTACCGACCCAGCTATCCGGCGGTCAGCAGCAAAGGGTGGCGATTGCCCGCGCTTTAGCGGGGGAGCCACGCTTCCTGCTCGCCGACGAACCTACGGGTAACCTCGACAGTTTAATGGCCCGCCAAGTGATGGAATTATTAGAGAATATTAACCAATCTGGCACCACGATCATCATGGTGACCCACGATCCTGAACTGGCCCGCCGTGCCCAGCGCAATATTCAAATAGTCGATGGTCAGGTCTGCGACTTTACCATGTATCAACCCAATGCGGCCCGCAGTGCAAGCCACGGCAGTGTCGATAAACTGGTTGCTAACGCCCAAGGCTAGGAGCGGTTATGTTCTTCTATTACTTAGATTTAGCTTGGCGTAGCATCAAAAAAACGCCCATGTTGTCGGCATTGATGATCATGGCGATTTCTATCGGCATTGGCATCACTATCACTACACTCAATATCTATAAAATGATGTCGATTAACCCTGCGGGGGATAAATCCGGTCAATTGTTTGCGGTGCAGTTGTGGAGCCAAGGGCCAGATGCCTGGGATCGCTTCGATCAACAGATCACCTATCAAGACGGGATGAACTTACTCAAGAGTGATATTCCGAGCCTGCAAACCCCCATGTTTCGCACGGGCGGCGCGGTGCAAACCGAAGATCCCGCTTTTTTACCCGTGCTGCAATCTCGGGTTAGGGTAACCAATAATGACTTTTTCCCACTGTTTGGCCTCGAATTCCAATACGGTCAGGCATGGGATGACAGTGTCGATACAGATGCTCGCTACGAAGTGGTGCTCACCGATGAGCTAAATAAGACGCTGTTTGCGGGCCAAAATAGTGTCGGCAAGACGATTTATTTCAATGCGAAGCCCTATCAGGTAGTTGGCGTGCTTAAGCCTTGGGCTCCGAGTCCAAACTATTACGATCTTAACAACGGCGCCTTTGGCAATGTGGATACCTTGTTTGTGCCCTACAGCTTAGC encodes the following:
- a CDS encoding ABC transporter ATP-binding protein yields the protein MLSMKNISKVFKTDLVETHALRDFNLEVNEGEFVAVTGPSGSGKTTFLNIAGLLEGFTHGDYFLDGINVSNLSDNKSAAVRNEKIGFIFQGFNLIPDLNLAENIEVPLRYRGFSAKERKRRVEQALEQVGLGARMKHLPTQLSGGQQQRVAIARALAGEPRFLLADEPTGNLDSLMARQVMELLENINQSGTTIIMVTHDPELARRAQRNIQIVDGQVCDFTMYQPNAARSASHGSVDKLVANAQG